In one Limosilactobacillus oris genomic region, the following are encoded:
- a CDS encoding zinc ribbon domain-containing protein: protein MKFCSNCGTELNPGAAFCPHCGAKVEQAKPAKAFEITRQFWLGFYLTLVGGVAAGIAVNIDTLTTLVPSAIIDPVMTLLIIIACAAIPGVFTLITGIVRGFNHQRTGIGQTVVGLALLLVAGSLASVMFAGEYSISSTIIVISLFCYFIASVIFVLAYFTAIFVTSKPAAGEQVRQLRWAVAGMTVVAVLLLAALLLGIVGFLIVVIVLAGAPFLGRRLSLSGGSAWCLLTHEHSRRLSWRFYLALLVLVAGVGLRMANIYQAAGVILTMVLIMAAEWWSNPQRLGKQPREMAGCLLVVAILLQVIYLSLGSRMNNAWPIVIAIFILMAASFFTYFYVILRTRFVVKKGEAGTE, encoded by the coding sequence ATGAAATTTTGTAGTAATTGCGGTACCGAGCTCAACCCTGGCGCCGCTTTTTGTCCGCACTGCGGCGCTAAGGTCGAGCAGGCAAAGCCAGCTAAGGCGTTTGAAATTACCCGGCAGTTTTGGCTGGGCTTTTATCTAACCTTGGTTGGGGGAGTGGCAGCCGGAATCGCAGTCAACATTGATACTTTGACCACGTTGGTTCCGTCTGCAATCATTGATCCGGTAATGACGCTGCTGATAATCATTGCCTGTGCTGCTATTCCGGGAGTTTTCACGTTAATTACGGGAATCGTACGTGGCTTCAACCACCAGCGAACGGGGATCGGACAGACGGTTGTCGGGCTGGCGCTGCTGTTGGTGGCCGGCTCACTGGCCAGTGTAATGTTTGCTGGGGAATACAGTATCAGTAGCACGATCATAGTTATTAGCCTGTTTTGCTATTTCATTGCCAGCGTAATTTTCGTATTAGCCTATTTCACGGCAATTTTTGTCACTAGCAAACCAGCGGCAGGAGAGCAGGTCCGGCAATTACGCTGGGCAGTGGCCGGTATGACCGTGGTCGCCGTCCTGCTTTTAGCTGCCCTGCTTCTGGGAATTGTTGGCTTCCTAATCGTCGTAATTGTTTTGGCTGGTGCACCGTTTTTAGGTCGGCGCCTTAGTTTAAGCGGCGGAAGCGCTTGGTGCCTTTTAACTCATGAACATAGCCGCAGGCTGAGCTGGCGCTTTTATTTGGCCCTCCTTGTCCTCGTTGCTGGCGTCGGCCTGCGCATGGCAAATATCTACCAGGCGGCGGGAGTGATCCTGACGATGGTCCTGATTATGGCTGCGGAATGGTGGAGCAACCCGCAACGGCTGGGAAAGCAGCCCCGTGAGATGGCCGGCTGTCTGCTAGTGGTTGCCATTCTGCTCCAAGTGATTTACCTCTCATTGGGGAGCCGGATGAATAACGCGTGGCCAATTGTGATTGCAATCTTTATCTTAATGGCTGCGTCATTTTTTACCTACTTCTACGTCATATTACGGACGCGGTTTGTGGTTAAGAAAGGGGAGGCTGGTACCGAATGA
- a CDS encoding zinc ribbon domain-containing protein: MKKCSHCGHPLKADQSFCPQCGTKYVAPQAQFVKPVSYQGHRQRFWRQIGIALILGAIVVAISWLACSSYNRHRLSVTKEDSDLVWLVTPDNQTVDRLDGNTKVAYAYRFFYKNNEFYATIYNLGDTELGDLKLDNGRLTYRSIAKYVGMKEGTYKPSYHEPSVIEGKQKLTKEDPVHLGFKHYALDDDDPGQYQYDSQLNLIQAKISQRLNNGNYAVGYRTNQTDDDLDPSHSHKGYLVTITGHANQQAVFQYGKVY; this comes from the coding sequence ATGAAAAAATGTTCCCACTGTGGTCACCCGCTAAAAGCGGACCAGAGTTTCTGTCCCCAATGTGGCACGAAGTACGTTGCTCCGCAGGCTCAATTCGTCAAACCGGTTAGCTATCAGGGGCATCGGCAACGATTCTGGCGGCAAATTGGAATTGCCCTTATTCTCGGGGCAATCGTCGTCGCCATTAGCTGGCTGGCCTGTTCCAGTTATAATCGGCATCGGCTAAGCGTGACGAAGGAAGATAGTGACCTTGTTTGGTTAGTCACCCCGGATAACCAGACCGTTGACCGGCTTGACGGCAACACGAAAGTGGCCTATGCCTACCGCTTCTTCTACAAGAATAATGAATTTTATGCAACAATCTATAACTTAGGCGATACGGAATTAGGGGATCTTAAATTAGATAATGGTCGGCTAACCTACCGCAGTATTGCAAAGTACGTGGGGATGAAAGAAGGTACGTATAAACCTAGTTATCATGAGCCTTCTGTGATTGAAGGCAAGCAGAAACTAACTAAAGAAGATCCTGTCCATTTAGGCTTTAAGCACTATGCACTTGATGATGACGATCCAGGACAGTATCAATACGACTCGCAACTGAATTTAATCCAGGCAAAGATTAGCCAGCGGTTAAACAACGGTAATTATGCAGTTGGCTACCGGACGAACCAGACTGATGATGATTTGGACCCTAGTCACTCTCACAAGGGCTACCTAGTGACAATTACCGGGCACGCCAACCAGCAGGCCGTTTTTCAATACGGAAAAGTGTACTAG
- a CDS encoding zinc ribbon domain-containing protein, with amino-acid sequence MKLGKCPHCGGSYKPGARFCPHCGQELPATRPRRRQEMTKHFDLRGLGLHPFKKQDWKWYAGLVLAVIVALTSAIFIVIVNQDYYAILNQQEPSLVDAYNKVGRSLTNQVTGIVIPSYLILGVALAGLAWLLVKGKKQQRIMVVEIAEVLLLVIGGVNFASAHGFSFSGGQLGQAFVKSHLNGKIYRYSYFKNRPGDDTSDTDDNFCNQIPDHDKGYPQEYSNVYLKFNSDGTLGVNVNPYWRDDNETAYNNSKTGNYRTVGMWHVNKNGKLHINWDQADTRAYDYEAVQVKVKKKHHKKHHRKYRYKTEYKWVAQYTDPETGDDDTSLPIYFPGDDIDGSVAFGYDTLKVAGVKLQKPNAAGEVDQ; translated from the coding sequence ATGAAATTAGGAAAGTGTCCCCATTGTGGGGGAAGTTATAAACCGGGGGCCCGCTTTTGTCCCCACTGTGGGCAGGAGTTACCGGCAACCCGGCCGCGCCGGCGTCAGGAAATGACGAAGCATTTTGACCTGCGGGGGCTGGGCCTTCACCCATTTAAAAAGCAGGATTGGAAATGGTACGCGGGGCTCGTTCTCGCGGTGATCGTAGCACTAACCAGTGCAATTTTTATTGTGATTGTTAACCAGGACTACTACGCAATTTTAAACCAGCAGGAACCATCACTGGTTGATGCCTACAATAAGGTGGGGCGCAGTTTAACTAACCAGGTTACGGGCATTGTTATCCCCAGCTACCTTATTTTAGGAGTGGCGTTGGCGGGGCTGGCCTGGCTGCTGGTTAAGGGCAAGAAGCAACAGCGGATTATGGTTGTTGAGATCGCAGAAGTACTGTTATTGGTAATTGGGGGAGTTAATTTTGCTAGTGCCCACGGCTTCTCCTTCTCTGGCGGCCAGCTTGGCCAGGCCTTTGTAAAAAGCCATCTAAACGGCAAAATTTACCGTTATTCCTACTTCAAGAACCGGCCGGGTGACGACACGAGTGATACGGATGATAACTTCTGCAACCAAATTCCGGACCATGATAAGGGTTACCCGCAGGAATACTCGAACGTTTACCTGAAATTCAATTCGGATGGCACGCTTGGCGTTAACGTCAACCCCTACTGGCGGGATGATAATGAGACGGCTTACAATAATAGCAAGACCGGGAACTACCGAACCGTGGGGATGTGGCACGTTAATAAGAATGGTAAACTGCACATTAACTGGGACCAGGCCGATACCCGCGCCTACGACTACGAAGCTGTTCAGGTGAAGGTGAAAAAGAAACACCATAAGAAGCACCACCGCAAGTACCGTTATAAGACCGAGTACAAGTGGGTTGCCCAGTATACGGATCCAGAAACCGGGGATGATGATACTAGTCTGCCGATTTATTTCCCGGGTGATGACATCGACGGTTCAGTGGCCTTTGGCTATGACACCCTCAAGGTCGCCGGGGTCAAACTGCAAAAGCCCAATGCGGCAGGTGAAGTAGATCAATAA
- the yjeM gene encoding glutamate/gamma-aminobutyrate family transporter YjeM, producing the protein MEEQSSNKKVITTFGLVTMIITAIFGFGNVSNAYLQMGYGSIIWYALAGICFFFPCGLMMAEYGSTFKEAKGGIYSWLAGSVGERVAFVGTFVWLASWIVWMVSTASRIWITLSALIFGKDTTQQWHAFGLDSTQFIGVLGILMILFITYLSSRGINSIAKVGSLGGIFTIAVNIIFVIVSVIVLIAKKGVLAQPIHGASTFITSPNPQFQTPIAIISFVVYAIFAYGGMESLGSVTDSMKNPEKTFPKGLIIASIFTIGTYVLMIFMLGWSINYQQDLTKSSVNLGNVTYVVFNYLGIALGNALGWSHAAALTCGVVMTRIVALAQTLGFLGALFILLYSPIKAFILGSNPNLWPKKLTKLNKANMPANAMWLQAIVVCVIIFLVAFGGSAAQKFYLILTDMANVSATFPYIFLIGAFPFFKAKKDLDRPFVAFKNRFWTDVLVIFVELILIIGILFTFIQPLTEKDYQTAFWTLAGPIFFAIVALVFYQIAVKKGKVEK; encoded by the coding sequence TTGGAAGAGCAAAGTAGTAATAAAAAAGTCATTACTACCTTTGGCCTGGTAACGATGATCATTACCGCAATCTTTGGTTTTGGGAATGTTTCGAACGCTTATCTGCAAATGGGCTACGGTAGTATTATCTGGTACGCACTGGCTGGGATCTGTTTCTTCTTCCCGTGCGGCTTGATGATGGCGGAATATGGTTCCACCTTCAAAGAAGCTAAGGGGGGTATTTACTCCTGGTTGGCCGGTTCCGTTGGTGAACGGGTTGCCTTTGTTGGGACCTTCGTGTGGCTGGCATCCTGGATTGTCTGGATGGTTTCGACCGCTTCCCGGATTTGGATCACCCTGTCCGCGTTGATTTTTGGCAAGGACACCACCCAGCAGTGGCACGCCTTTGGCCTTGATTCCACCCAATTCATCGGGGTACTGGGAATCTTGATGATCCTTTTCATCACCTACCTGAGTTCCCGGGGGATCAACTCGATTGCCAAAGTTGGCTCACTTGGTGGGATTTTCACCATTGCCGTTAACATCATCTTCGTGATTGTCAGCGTGATCGTCCTGATTGCTAAGAAGGGGGTCCTGGCCCAGCCAATTCATGGTGCCAGCACCTTTATCACGTCACCAAACCCACAGTTCCAAACGCCGATTGCCATTATTTCCTTCGTGGTCTACGCGATCTTCGCGTACGGGGGGATGGAGTCACTGGGGTCCGTTACGGATAGCATGAAGAACCCTGAAAAGACTTTCCCGAAAGGCCTGATTATTGCCAGCATCTTCACGATTGGGACCTATGTATTGATGATTTTTATGCTCGGTTGGTCCATCAACTACCAGCAGGACTTGACGAAGAGCAGCGTTAACCTAGGGAACGTTACCTACGTCGTCTTCAACTACCTGGGAATTGCCCTGGGGAACGCCCTCGGCTGGTCCCACGCCGCCGCGTTGACCTGCGGGGTTGTTATGACCCGGATCGTCGCTTTAGCGCAGACCCTGGGATTCTTAGGGGCACTATTTATCCTGCTCTACTCGCCAATCAAGGCCTTTATCCTCGGTTCCAACCCGAACCTGTGGCCGAAGAAGCTGACTAAGCTGAACAAGGCTAATATGCCGGCTAACGCCATGTGGCTGCAAGCCATCGTTGTTTGTGTCATCATCTTCCTGGTCGCTTTTGGTGGCTCGGCTGCCCAGAAGTTCTACCTGATTTTGACCGACATGGCCAACGTGTCCGCGACCTTCCCGTACATTTTCCTGATTGGGGCCTTCCCATTCTTTAAGGCCAAGAAGGACCTTGACCGGCCGTTCGTTGCCTTCAAGAACCGCTTCTGGACGGATGTTTTGGTAATCTTTGTGGAACTGATTCTGATTATCGGGATCCTGTTTACCTTTATCCAGCCATTGACGGAAAAGGATTACCAGACCGCCTTCTGGACACTGGCGGGGCCAATCTTCTTCGCCATCGTTGCCCTCGTCTTCTACCAAATTGCGGTAAAGAAGGGTAAGGTTGAAAAATAA
- a CDS encoding YihY/virulence factor BrkB family protein has translation MKNEPGKLKNFVLLLMRHFTMAQISSSAAMLAYYTLLSIFPAVLVIGNLLPMVGLDADTVLSYLQTAVPSSVYVFIKPLIYDFLRQGSGGLLTTGALIALWSTSQGIAAFQRSVNLTYDVARNQNPVINRVVSFIWMIVVIILIYAIVLLYGFGEQVLNSIQPLLQFNRRYISLFNSLRWPVALAVLFIALTLLYYFVPNAKVRLRYAATGALLAALLWMGLSRLFSYYTVFFRHSVVSYKTIGAFIAMMIWLDLSGYVIMLGAVLNATLQEAHEGVLEEREHFWQVIDREHWHKEKGAGKN, from the coding sequence ATGAAAAACGAACCAGGAAAATTGAAGAACTTTGTCCTGCTGTTAATGCGGCACTTTACCATGGCCCAGATTTCCAGCTCGGCGGCAATGTTAGCTTACTATACCCTGTTGTCGATTTTTCCGGCGGTGCTGGTGATTGGAAACCTGCTGCCGATGGTCGGCCTGGACGCCGATACGGTCCTCAGCTACCTCCAGACAGCCGTCCCGTCCTCAGTCTATGTTTTTATCAAACCGCTGATTTATGACTTCCTGCGGCAGGGGAGTGGGGGCCTGCTGACAACTGGGGCCCTGATTGCCCTCTGGTCGACTAGCCAGGGAATCGCGGCCTTTCAGCGGTCGGTTAACCTGACCTATGACGTGGCCCGCAACCAAAATCCAGTCATTAACCGGGTGGTCTCCTTTATCTGGATGATTGTCGTGATCATCCTGATCTACGCGATTGTCCTACTCTATGGTTTTGGGGAGCAGGTGCTCAATAGCATCCAACCGCTGCTGCAGTTTAACCGGCGCTACATTTCGCTCTTCAACTCGCTCCGGTGGCCGGTTGCCCTGGCGGTCCTCTTTATTGCCCTGACCCTGCTGTACTACTTCGTGCCTAATGCGAAGGTCCGCTTACGCTACGCGGCGACGGGGGCCCTCCTGGCGGCGCTCCTGTGGATGGGCCTTTCCCGGCTCTTCTCCTACTACACGGTCTTCTTCCGGCACAGCGTGGTTTCCTACAAGACGATTGGGGCTTTCATCGCGATGATGATTTGGCTGGACCTCTCCGGCTACGTGATTATGTTGGGGGCGGTCCTCAACGCCACCCTCCAGGAAGCGCACGAGGGTGTCCTGGAGGAGCGGGAACACTTCTGGCAGGTGATTGACCGGGAACACTGGCATAAAGAAAAGGGAGCGGGAAAGAACTAG
- a CDS encoding DUF2922 domain-containing protein, which produces MKTLNLTFKSNRGKKHLLKLSYASENLSAETVRQAMDQLSTINAFTNKEGENIYATPVSAKYVDTVSTVLFNDERPAA; this is translated from the coding sequence ATGAAGACTCTCAACTTAACTTTCAAGAGCAACCGCGGTAAGAAGCACCTCTTAAAACTTAGCTACGCCAGCGAAAACCTCTCTGCCGAAACAGTCCGGCAGGCAATGGACCAGTTGTCCACCATCAATGCCTTCACCAACAAGGAGGGCGAAAACATTTACGCAACGCCAGTTTCCGCCAAGTACGTCGACACGGTTTCTACCGTTCTCTTTAACGACGAACGGCCGGCGGCATAG
- the recX gene encoding recombination regulator RecX, which translates to MAKISKIEAQKRQGRYNVYLDGHYAFPVAESVLVKFRLMRGVELDKDQVAAITTADQQARAYGKILDYLSYQMRSESEVLKKLRDLETPAEFVEPIMAKLRDQHLVDDQQYARSYVRTMMTTTLKGPGVIRQQLRLKKVGENEIETALQEFPPADRLANASKLARKLFKRYHNQPEFRREQKVRQGLMMKGYSGEVYDQIKAAVTPEADPDQEADLLAAQAEKVWRRYRRYTGMDRERRFKQAMFRKGFDLDAVQGWLDDNQESLS; encoded by the coding sequence ATGGCGAAGATTTCAAAAATCGAAGCACAGAAGCGGCAGGGCCGCTATAATGTGTACTTGGACGGCCACTATGCCTTTCCAGTGGCAGAGAGTGTCCTGGTCAAGTTCCGCCTGATGAGGGGCGTGGAGCTGGATAAGGACCAGGTTGCGGCAATCACGACCGCTGACCAGCAGGCGCGGGCCTATGGCAAAATCTTGGACTACCTATCCTACCAAATGCGCAGTGAGAGTGAGGTCCTCAAAAAGCTCCGTGACTTGGAGACGCCGGCGGAGTTCGTTGAACCGATCATGGCGAAGCTCCGGGACCAGCACCTGGTTGATGACCAGCAGTACGCCCGGTCCTATGTCCGGACAATGATGACGACGACGCTTAAAGGCCCGGGGGTCATCCGCCAGCAGCTTCGCTTGAAAAAGGTTGGCGAAAACGAGATTGAGACCGCTCTGCAGGAATTTCCACCAGCTGACCGCCTGGCGAACGCCAGTAAACTGGCCCGGAAGCTCTTCAAACGTTACCATAACCAGCCGGAATTCCGGCGGGAACAGAAGGTCCGGCAGGGGCTAATGATGAAGGGGTATTCCGGGGAGGTCTATGACCAGATCAAAGCGGCAGTCACTCCAGAAGCTGATCCGGACCAGGAGGCCGACCTGCTGGCTGCTCAGGCGGAGAAAGTTTGGCGCCGGTACCGGCGTTATACGGGGATGGACCGGGAACGCCGCTTCAAACAGGCGATGTTTCGTAAGGGCTTCGACCTCGACGCCGTTCAAGGCTGGCTAGATGATAACCAGGAAAGTCTTTCCTAA
- a CDS encoding sugar transferase, with protein sequence MKNKKIHINEQKLNHQYGYRTVKRLFDVVASTIAVVLLSPVFLIIAICIKVNDPKGPVFYSQIRVGKDGKQFKMFKFRSMVTNADELLAKLQAQNEIDGAMFKMKNDPRVTKVGRVIRKYSLDELPQLINVIGGSMSIVGPRPPLVSEVEQYTAYDRQRLMVKPGATGMWQVGGRNDVDFAEMVELDLTYIQERSIWLDLKIMFETVKVMILPNGAY encoded by the coding sequence ATGAAGAATAAAAAAATTCACATTAATGAACAAAAATTGAATCACCAGTATGGCTACCGGACGGTGAAGCGCTTATTTGATGTTGTTGCTTCAACGATTGCGGTAGTTTTGTTGAGCCCCGTTTTTTTGATTATTGCAATCTGTATTAAGGTCAATGATCCGAAGGGACCGGTCTTTTATTCCCAAATCCGGGTCGGCAAGGACGGCAAGCAATTCAAGATGTTTAAGTTCCGGTCGATGGTGACCAATGCAGATGAATTGTTAGCTAAACTGCAAGCCCAGAACGAGATTGACGGGGCCATGTTTAAGATGAAGAACGATCCCCGAGTGACTAAAGTTGGACGAGTAATTCGTAAGTACAGCCTGGACGAACTGCCACAATTAATCAACGTGATTGGCGGTTCGATGAGCATTGTCGGGCCCCGACCACCGCTGGTTAGTGAAGTCGAACAGTATACCGCTTACGATCGTCAACGGCTGATGGTCAAGCCGGGGGCCACTGGGATGTGGCAGGTTGGCGGCCGGAACGACGTCGACTTCGCGGAGATGGTGGAACTGGACTTAACCTATATTCAAGAACGGTCGATTTGGCTGGACCTGAAAATTATGTTTGAAACCGTAAAAGTAATGATTTTGCCGAACGGGGCATACTAA
- a CDS encoding DUF4422 domain-containing protein gives MDVKVLVAAHKNYAMPKDDLYLPVFVGKELHPDVNQTFQGDNTGDNISAKNPTYNELTAIYWGWKNLDVDAMGLVHYRRYLSMNHRKSLDSVLSKEQAVSLLSNHDIILPPKRRYFIESNESHYLHAHHHEPFEVMRRVIADKYPDYLPSFEKVMKRTWAHMFNMFVMKKQPLDEYCTWMFDILSEVEAQTDISDYSVYEKRVYGFLSELLLDVWLDQHPQYSTVEVKYVFMEHTNWFKKGGKFILRKITGHA, from the coding sequence GTGGACGTTAAAGTATTAGTGGCTGCGCATAAGAACTACGCGATGCCAAAGGATGACTTGTATTTACCGGTTTTTGTCGGCAAGGAGCTTCACCCGGACGTTAACCAAACTTTTCAAGGGGACAACACGGGGGATAACATCTCCGCTAAAAACCCGACCTATAATGAGCTGACCGCTATTTACTGGGGCTGGAAGAACCTGGATGTGGATGCAATGGGTCTGGTTCACTATCGCCGCTACTTGAGTATGAACCACCGCAAGAGTTTGGACAGTGTACTTAGCAAGGAACAGGCAGTAAGTTTACTGTCCAACCATGATATTATTTTACCGCCCAAGCGTCGTTACTTTATTGAAAGCAACGAGTCTCATTACCTGCATGCCCACCACCACGAACCTTTTGAAGTGATGCGGCGGGTGATTGCGGACAAGTATCCAGACTACTTGCCTTCCTTTGAAAAGGTCATGAAGCGGACTTGGGCGCATATGTTTAATATGTTCGTGATGAAAAAACAACCGTTAGATGAATACTGCACATGGATGTTTGACATACTATCTGAGGTAGAAGCGCAGACGGACATTAGTGATTACTCAGTTTACGAAAAGCGGGTCTACGGTTTCTTGAGTGAACTCTTACTCGACGTTTGGCTAGATCAGCATCCACAATATTCGACTGTTGAAGTCAAGTACGTCTTCATGGAGCATACCAACTGGTTTAAGAAGGGTGGCAAGTTCATCCTGCGTAAAATTACGGGACATGCTTAG
- a CDS encoding glycosyltransferase family 2 protein translates to MAKLSIVVPCYNEQETIPLFYPAVEKVVRQMPVETEYWFVNDGSSDQTLAELRKLHDQDPERVHYVSFSRNFGKEAGLYAGLEATTGDYVVVMDADLQDPPEYLPEMYQEISSGEYDCVGMRRTDRKGEARFKSFLSNQFYNVINKISDTKIVPGARDYRMMTRQMVDAVLSLKEYNRFSKGIFNWVGFKTKYLPYKNVERVAGTTDWSMWKLFKYAIDGITDFSEAPLSIATWIGGFSAFIAVIGIIVVIIRHFVAPDGSAFGWASLVCIMLFIGGVQLFCLGIVGRYIGKIYMQTKKRPIYIVKEKK, encoded by the coding sequence GTGGCGAAACTATCGATTGTGGTTCCCTGCTATAATGAGCAGGAGACCATTCCATTATTCTATCCGGCAGTCGAAAAAGTAGTTCGGCAAATGCCGGTGGAAACTGAGTACTGGTTTGTCAATGATGGTTCGTCTGACCAGACCTTGGCAGAGTTGCGGAAGCTGCATGACCAGGATCCAGAACGAGTTCATTATGTATCATTCTCCCGAAACTTCGGTAAGGAGGCCGGCCTATATGCTGGTCTTGAAGCGACAACCGGGGATTACGTGGTCGTCATGGATGCCGACTTACAGGATCCGCCGGAATACCTGCCTGAGATGTATCAGGAAATTTCATCAGGCGAGTATGACTGCGTGGGGATGCGGCGGACGGACCGTAAGGGAGAGGCAAGGTTTAAGTCCTTCCTCAGTAACCAGTTCTATAATGTTATCAATAAAATTTCGGATACCAAGATTGTTCCCGGCGCCCGGGACTATCGAATGATGACCCGGCAGATGGTTGACGCGGTGCTTTCCTTAAAGGAGTATAACCGTTTTTCAAAGGGCATTTTCAACTGGGTCGGTTTCAAGACTAAGTACCTACCCTACAAGAATGTCGAGCGGGTGGCCGGGACGACGGACTGGTCGATGTGGAAACTGTTTAAGTATGCCATCGATGGGATTACCGATTTTTCCGAGGCGCCGCTATCAATTGCCACTTGGATTGGTGGTTTCTCTGCTTTTATCGCCGTAATCGGTATTATCGTGGTAATTATTCGCCATTTTGTGGCACCGGATGGCAGTGCCTTTGGCTGGGCATCGCTGGTTTGTATCATGCTTTTTATTGGCGGCGTCCAGCTCTTCTGTCTAGGAATTGTAGGCCGTTATATCGGTAAAATCTATATGCAGACGAAGAAACGACCGATTTATATTGTCAAAGAGAAAAAGTAG
- a CDS encoding DUF4422 domain-containing protein produces MTMYVITHKHFDYQKLGDGYTPLLVGANKNANPDNFLQDNDGENISNKNSSFCELTGLYWMWQNRKDQAIGLSHYRRYFSNYTTFNQLFFNVLVKGEVNPISVSQLDNLLEKYDWIVAKPQLCGVGTLWEQFARFHHENDMVTVQKVIAELSPEYLPAFKHVMSQKRASFYNMFYTSKVELDSYASWVFSILFEVEKRVDISTYDTYQQRLFGFLAERLFNVWLYHRKPKLKYLVEYNNELTNRGWAARQIRHETLGKLKPRNE; encoded by the coding sequence ATGACAATGTATGTAATAACACATAAGCATTTTGATTATCAAAAACTTGGTGATGGATATACTCCTTTACTGGTTGGAGCAAATAAGAACGCCAATCCTGATAATTTCCTGCAAGATAATGACGGAGAAAATATTTCTAATAAAAATTCTTCATTTTGTGAACTAACTGGACTTTACTGGATGTGGCAAAATAGAAAAGATCAAGCAATTGGGTTATCACACTATCGCCGTTACTTTTCAAACTATACTACTTTTAATCAATTGTTTTTTAACGTTTTGGTAAAAGGGGAAGTTAATCCAATTTCAGTTTCGCAATTGGATAATTTGCTTGAAAAGTATGATTGGATAGTTGCTAAGCCGCAATTGTGTGGTGTTGGAACTCTTTGGGAACAATTTGCCCGGTTTCATCATGAGAATGATATGGTGACAGTGCAGAAAGTAATAGCTGAATTGTCTCCTGAGTATCTTCCAGCATTTAAACATGTAATGAGTCAGAAACGGGCTTCGTTTTATAATATGTTTTACACGAGCAAAGTAGAACTTGATAGTTATGCTAGTTGGGTATTTTCAATTTTATTTGAAGTAGAAAAAAGAGTAGATATTTCTACTTATGACACCTATCAGCAACGGTTATTTGGTTTCTTAGCAGAACGACTTTTTAATGTTTGGCTATATCATCGTAAGCCTAAGTTAAAGTACTTGGTTGAGTATAATAATGAGTTGACAAATCGTGGTTGGGCGGCACGGCAGATTAGGCACGAAACTTTGGGAAAATTGAAACCTAGGAATGAATAA